Part of the Campylobacter suis genome, TTTTATATAGCTCTTCAGCACGAGTTAGCATAGGTTTTACATCATTATAAAAGTCACTATCGGTCGTAAATACAGTGGTTTTTACCATATCCCACCTACCGTTTTCACCCTTTTTAACAAGCTGGGTTTTAAACTCGGCTGTCTTTGCGAAAGCTAGTGTAAAAACACGCTCGGAGTCGCTAAAATAGATGACATTTGGCACAGCTGGATTTTGATAGCCACTAACTTCTATCTTTACTCTATCGCCAGATTTTTCTAAAATTTTGACTGCATTTGTTGGAAGCAGCCTACCTATTGATGTTTTAGATGTCGCATCAGCAAAAACTGGCTTAACAACATCAGAATAAACCTCGCCATCAGCATATAAAAAACATGCCAAAAGAGCGGACATTACAAGCTTTTTCATATATCTCCTTTAAAAATTTAAGC contains:
- a CDS encoding cytochrome C; the encoded protein is MKKLVMSALLACFLYADGEVYSDVVKPVFADATSKTSIGRLLPTNAVKILEKSGDRVKIEVSGYQNPAVPNVIYFSDSERVFTLAFAKTAEFKTQLVKKGENGRWDMVKTTVFTTDSDFYNDVKPMLTRAEELYKNSCGVCHKLHDANHYKANQWPSLFKSILSRTAIDKKDEWLVIEYLQKNSSDVNIK